GCGCGTCGCTCGCCAAACTCATGCTGCCTCTCCCCAGATCGCAACCAGTCCCCCCCGCTGCGATGCCCGGCGCCGGTGCGAGACCGGCCAGGAAAACCTGCCAAGAGCCAACGGCTGCCGACACCAGCGAAGGTTCAGCAGTAGCGCGGAACCGTCAACACTTGGCGAAGAACCGCCCCTCAATCGGCAGAGAGCCGCTCTCCCGCAGCTCAAGCGAGCCGAACCCAGTCGACGGTTTCAAGCACATAGGGGGCGAAGAGAAAATCGCGGATCGCGGCGATCTCGTCGCCGCGCCAGTCGAGAACGACGAAATGCGCCGGTTTTTCCATCGGGCCGACACTGTGGAAAACCAGCATGGCCGGCCGCCCTTCGATCGCCCCCAGCGCAAAACGCCACCGCGTCTCCTGCGCGTAGCGGGTGAAATAGCGGCCGATTCCCTCCCGGCTCTCCAGCTTCAGCCTGTTGACCAGCTCAAGCTTCACATCGTCGGCCAGCATGGCGCGGATGGCATCGAAGTCTCCGCCTTGAAAGAAGCGCACGAAGCTTGCCATTTTCTGCCGGCTCGCATCGGACATCAGCGGCAGCCGCATATCTTCCGGGCGTTGGGCCAGCTGCCGGAGCGCCACCCTGGCGCGCTGCAGCGCCGACTTGGCCGCCGCCGGCGTGCAGTCGGCGATATCGGCGATTTCCTCGATCGAATGGCCGAGCACATCTTTCAGGATCACGGCGCAGCGCTGAAGTTCCGGCAGCTGCAGGAAGGTTTGATAGCCGACCGCGACGATGTCCGCATCGGGCAGCGGCGCGTCTTCCATGTCATCGAAAAGCGGGATGATCTTGTGCCGGGACCGTCGGCGCAGAAAATCGAGGCTGGTGTTGTGGGCGATGCGCAGCAGCCAGCCTTCGAGATTGTCCACTTTCACGCCATCCGCCCGTGCCTGCACGGCCTTGATCAACGTGTCCTGCAGCACGTCCTCGCCATCCACGGCCGAGCCGGTCATGCGCGCGCAATAGCGGTGCAGCCGCGGCCGGAGTTCCCTCAGCCGATCCTCGAAGTCTTCCGCATTCATGGTATCGAGTTCCATCGGGATATCTCCAGGCGTCTGGTTCGGACGATAGCGTGGACGAAAGAAAATGTCCGCTGCCTGACTGATCGCAACCGGTCTTGGCAGCGGACTACCGTGCAGCGTCACCTGTTATCGCTGAGGACTACCTCGCCGACGACCGATTCGAGGCTCGCCAGTTCGAGGATCTGTGGGAAATAGGCCTTCATCCTGGCATCGGCGCGCATCGCCTCGACGGCCGCGGGCGTCTCCCATTCCGAATAGATGATGACACTTGTGCCGTCGCTGGCGGCAATCAGCCGGCTCGTCCGCCAGCCATCGAGCGTGCGGATGACGGTGTCGATGTTGCGCTTCAGAAGCGCTATCAGCTGCGCCTGCTTGCCGGGTTCGACCTTCAGAACGTTGACGAGAGTGACGGGTGCAGTGGTCATGGTGCTTCTCCTTCGTTGCAGATGCAGCAAAGACGCAGCGAAGAGGCGAAACGGATCGCGCACGCGAAGATTTTTTTGCGTCAGGCGATTCGAACGTCGGGCAACACTCCTTTGGCAGGGGAGCGCCTTCAGCCGGTTTCGTGGCTCGGACCATCCGTCCTTGGCAGATGGCCCGCCGACAGAGACCGACCGTCAGAGAGCAAAGCCGCCGGCGGCCACCGGCTCGCCGTCGTCGCGAACCTTGAGGATGGTGTCGATCAGCCCCCACTCCAGAGCCTCCTCGGCCGTCATGAAACGGTCCCGGTCCATGGCGCGTTCGAACTCCTCGTAGGTCCGTCCGCAATGTTCCGCATAGAGCCGCGTCATGCGCTGCTTGGTGCGAAGGATCTCCTCGGCGTGGATTTGCATGTCGGACGCCTGGCCCTGAAAACCGCCCGATGGCTGGTGCACGAGGATGCTGGCATTGGGCAAGGCTGCCCGCTGTCCCGGCGTACCGGCCATCAGCAGAAACGAACCCATGGAGCGTGCGGTCCCCATGCATAAGGTATGCACCGGCGCCCGGATGTAGCGCATGGTGTCGTACATGGCGAAACCGCTGGTCACTACGCCGCCCGGCGAATTGATGTAGAGATGGATGGGTTTCTTCGGGTTTTCCGCTTCGAGAAGAAGCATCTGGGCGCAGACCAGCGCGGAGACCGTGTCGTTCACCTCACCATTGAGAAAGATGATTCGCTCGCGCAACAGGCGGGAATAGATGTCGAACGATCGCTCTCCACCATTCGACTGCTCAACGACCATAGGGACGAGTTGCATCGCTTCGCGCATCGGCGAACTCCATTTATCCAGAGTTTGTGGGGAAGCCCGTCGGCTTACGCGGCGAGCATGAGGGTATCGTTGTTGTTCGCGGCCTTCCTGGTCACGCGACCGCTGCGAACATTCGGCAGTTCGTGCACGATCCGCAGCCTGGTTCTGTCGGCACCGATCGGAGCGATCCGGAAGGTGACGGTACTTTCGAGGAACGGAGCCTCGGTTTCGCGCAGCCTGTAGCGGACCTCCTCTCCAGGCACGACAACGGCGCCTTCAGGATCAGCCAATGCCTCTTTCGGCAGCCAGTTTTCACGAAACGCCGGGATGCTGATTGCGCGCCAGACCTTCTGCGGCGCCTCGTCGAGTTCGTATTCCAGCTCAAGGCTGTTTTCGTTCGGAGCGCTGCTTTCACGGTTCATTGGTCCATATCCTTCAGCAAGATCTTCAGAGCTTCGATGCGTGCGGGCCAGTAGGCACGGTACTTCGCGAGCCATTGCGCAATATGGGTCAGCCCGTCCGGATCGACTTCGTAGTTTACGAACCGACCTCGTCGCTGCTCCTTCACCAACCCGGCACTCCGCAACACCGAAATGTGCTGGGACATCGCCGGCTGGCTGATGTCCATGCCTTCTCGCAAGGCGCTGGCATTCATGCTTCCGTCGGCAAGCTTCTCGAAGATGGCGCGGCGCGTCGGGTCAGCCAGGGCTCGAAATATCTCGTTCTCGATCATGACCAACACATAAGCACGGACTTATCTCAATGACAAGTGCGCTGTTCAGCAGGAGGAGAAAAGAAAGGATCTGGCTTTTGCGCGCCGCAAGATGCGGTCAAGGCGCCGCAGATCGATACCTGCCAGCGGACAGGAATGGGTAGCGCTGTGAACAAATTGGCATGGGAAGCAGAACAAGGGGGAGATGGCGGACAGAGAGGGATTCGAACCCTCGATACGCTTTCACGTATACACGCGTTCCAGGCGTGCGCCTTCAACCACTCGGCCACCTGTCCATCCGTCAGCAGCCGACGGTCAATCCGGCTGGATGGGAAGGGCGGTGCCCTTCGGCGTCAGCCAGCTTAGAACCGGCGGACGCGCGTCTATATACCGATGATTTGCCCGGGATCAACTGCTTTCTGACAGATTATTGACATCTTGTGACGCGAGCGGGTTCCCGGTTCCCATTGTGCGCTCCGGGCAAGGGGCTTATCTCTTGCGTCAGGGCGTGTCCGATGCGTCCGGCCGGTCTCGGCCACATCCTCCGGCCTGCCAGGTTGCCGCATATTTTCATCGCCGGGCCTTGTCCGAGGCACGGGCGATCGGAGAAGATGCGGCGGGGCGACGCGCCGAGCCGACGACTGGGCGCCAGCCAGCGAATTGAAGGGAATGCCGTGCGATGCGATTTCTATTGAGGCTGGCGAGCGCCATCGTGTTGTTTGCCGCCGTGCTTGCCGGTGCCGTCGACGCGATCCAGTCGGTCGCCGCATCGGAACTGGTGATGACGTCGCTCGGCGACGACCTGGAGGCGCTTGGCGCCGACACGGCAAGCTGGGTCCAGTTTGCCCAACGTTCAGATACCGCACCGACGATCTGGCACGGGATGCTGCATTGGCTGCTGCAGCAGCCGGCCTTCGCGGTGCTCGCACTGATCGCTCTCATCCTGTGGATGGCCGGATACAAGAAGCGGCCGGCGGCTGGACGGTTCGCCGCCTGACACGGCGCGGGCCACCTTCGCATCGAAAGGAGTATGCTGATGTTCCTGATCGACATGTTCAACAAGAAGACGATCATGCCGGACGCGCAGACGGCGCTGCCGGGCCGTGACGCCGCGATCCCGACGGCCGAGACGCATTTCGTTTCCGGCCGGCCGTTGAAAGGCCCCTACCCCGACGGCACCAAGCGCATCCTTCTGGGCATGGGTTGCTTCTGGGGCGCCGAACGATTGCTGTGGAACATCCCCGGCGTCTACGTGACGGCGGCCGGCTATGCCGGCGGGCTGACGCCGAACCCGACCTACCAGGAAACGACGACCGGGCTTACCGGCCATGCCGAAGTGGTCCTGGTCGTCTATGATCCGGAAAAGGTGAAGCTCGCGAGCCTGCTTAGGACCTTCTTCGAGGAACACGACCCGACGCAAGGCATGCGCCAGGGCAACGACATCGGAACCACCTACCGCTCGGCGATCTATGCCTGTGACGACGAGCAGCTGGCGGAAGCCAAGGCCACGCGCACCACGTTCCAGACCGCGCTGAAGCACGCCAACCACGGCGGCAGGGTGACGACCGAGATCGACATGGCGAGCGCGTTCTATTTCGCCGAGGACTACCACCAGCAGTATCTGGCCAAGAACCCCAGCGGCTATTGCGGCCTGCGTGGTACCGGCGTCAGCTGCCCGATCGGCCACTAGACGCATACCCCTCGGGTGGTATCGCGCGTGCGGTCGCGATACCCACAACCCTGAGGCCACGCCAGACCGGTCGAAACACCTCGCCCGGATCTCAAAAACGCAACAGAACCGGTGCCTTACGGGTGCCGGTATCCGCGGCTTCAATTTTTACCATCTGAAAAATTTTGAGTGTTTTTTTGCCGTGACCGTGCAAGGATGCGCCACCCTAGCCCCAAGGAGAAGGGGGTGGGTTCCGCAGACAGGCTTCTGTCAGGGAGCCGGCGGGAGGACCCAATAAGATCAATAGCGACAACAGGGCTGCACGATGAAAAAAACAATTCTCGGTCTCTTTGCCTTTTCAATGATGTCCGCGACGGCACTGGCCGCCGACATCAAGCCGGCGATCATCTACGATCTCGGCGGCAAGTTCGACAAATCCTTCAACGAGGCTGCCTTTAACGGCGCCGAGAAGTTCAAGACGGAATCGGGTGTCGAATACCGCGAGTTCGAAATCGCCAACGACGCCCAGCGCGAACAGGCGCTGCGGCGCTTTGCCAGCGACGGCAACAGCCCGATCGTCATGGCCGGCTTCAACTGGGCGGCTTCGCTCGAAAAGATCGCCCCGGAATATCCGGATATCAAGTTCGCGATCATCGACATGGTCGTCGAGAAGCCAAACGTCAAGTCGGTCGTCTTCAAGGAACAGGAAGGCTCCTACCTCGTCGGCGTTCTCGCCGGTCTCGCTTCCAAGTCGAAGACCGTCAGCTTCGTCGGCGGCATGGACGTTCCGCTGATCCACAAGTTCGCCTGTGGCTACGTTGGCGGCGCGAAGTCGACCGGCGCTGACGTCAAGGTTCTGGAAGCCTACACCGGCACGACGCCGGACGCCTGGAACGACCCGGTCAAGGGCGGCGAAATCGCCAAGTCCCAGATCGACCAGGGCTCGGATGTCGTCTACCACGCAGCCGGCGGCACCGGCGTCGGTGTTCTGCAGGCAGCTGCGGACGCGGGCAAGCTCGGCATCGGCGTCGATTCGAACCAGAACGCCCTGCAGCCGGGCAAGGTCCTGACCTCGATGCTGAAGCGCGTCGACGTCGCCGTCTACGAAGCCTTCACGGCGGCCAAGAACGACAAGTTCGAGTTCGGCATTTCCAATCTCGGCCTCAAGGAAGACGGCGTCGGCTATGCCCTCGACGACAACAACAAGGCTCTGATCACGCCTGAGATGCTCGACGCGGTGGAAAAGGTGAAGGCCGAAATCATCGCCGGCAAGGTCCAGGTCCACGACTACATGAGCGACGAGTCCTGCCCCTACTAAGAGCAGCGCTTGCGTCATAAAAAAGGCCGCCGGTTCGTTGGACCGGCGGCCTTTTGTTTGTCCTGACTTGATCGCGGCGATCAGTAATGCGGCGGCTTCGTAATGGCCGGCGCGTCGAGCGACTGCTCTTCGAGCGACAGGAACCTTTCGGTCAGCCGGTCGAGCTTGGCGCGGGTCTGCTCGACCACCTTCCACTGCTCGGCAAGCTGATCGGAAAGCTCCTCGATGGTCTTGGCCTGGTGGGCCACGGTCTCCTCGAGGCGGGTGATCCGTTCGTCCGTGTTGCTCATTCCTGCAAACTCCATGGGCGCGCAGCGCCGTTTGCCGGCAGATTGGCCACCGCCGGCCTTATGTCAAGCAACAGCCTTACGCCTTCGCCGCGACACGCAGCGAGAACCCGGGATCTTTCGCCGACAGCCGCTTGTGCAGATGCACCATCAGGCCGGCGGCAAAGAGCGGCGTCAAAAGGTTGACGAAGGGTACCGCCAGGAAGCCGGCGAGCAGCAGCCCGGCGAGAAAGACCGTCGAGCGATGCTTTTCCCGGAAGAGCCGCGCCTCCGCCGGCGCGCGATAGCGCATCGCCGCAAACTCGAAGAATTCGCGGCCGAGCAGATAGCCGTTGACCAGGAAGAAGGCGACGAGATTGACGCCCGGAACGAGCAGCAGCACGAGCGCCAGGAGGTTGCCCAGGATGACGACGCCCAGGAACTTCAGCGAGCCGGCAATCGCCTCGCCGAGCGGCAGCGGCCGGCCCTGGGGCTCGTTCGGATAGTCACGCTTCTCGATGACATCGGCGACGTCGTCGAGGAAGAAGCCGGCAATGAGCGCGGTGACGGGGGCAAGAAGCAAGGCGAGCACGAGGGCCAGGCCAAGGCTTGCGAAGATGCCGAGCACGAAGGTCAGCCAGCCGGCCCAGACTGGCGTGCCCGGCATCAGCGTGTCGATCCACGGCAAGGCCAGCCAGATGAACACTTCGCGCACCGCAAACCACAGGGCGACAAGCGCGAGGACCGTCAGCCCCAGCACCTTCCAGAAGACCGATCGGGTCTCGGATGCAAACAGGTTGGCAAGC
The nucleotide sequence above comes from Ensifer sp. PDNC004. Encoded proteins:
- a CDS encoding ATP-dependent Clp protease proteolytic subunit, which gives rise to MREAMQLVPMVVEQSNGGERSFDIYSRLLRERIIFLNGEVNDTVSALVCAQMLLLEAENPKKPIHLYINSPGGVVTSGFAMYDTMRYIRAPVHTLCMGTARSMGSFLLMAGTPGQRAALPNASILVHQPSGGFQGQASDMQIHAEEILRTKQRMTRLYAEHCGRTYEEFERAMDRDRFMTAEEALEWGLIDTILKVRDDGEPVAAGGFAL
- a CDS encoding sigma-70 family RNA polymerase sigma factor, translating into MELDTMNAEDFEDRLRELRPRLHRYCARMTGSAVDGEDVLQDTLIKAVQARADGVKVDNLEGWLLRIAHNTSLDFLRRRSRHKIIPLFDDMEDAPLPDADIVAVGYQTFLQLPELQRCAVILKDVLGHSIEEIADIADCTPAAAKSALQRARVALRQLAQRPEDMRLPLMSDASRQKMASFVRFFQGGDFDAIRAMLADDVKLELVNRLKLESREGIGRYFTRYAQETRWRFALGAIEGRPAMLVFHSVGPMEKPAHFVVLDWRGDEIAAIRDFLFAPYVLETVDWVRLA
- a CDS encoding SRPBCC domain-containing protein; this translates as MNRESSAPNENSLELEYELDEAPQKVWRAISIPAFRENWLPKEALADPEGAVVVPGEEVRYRLRETEAPFLESTVTFRIAPIGADRTRLRIVHELPNVRSGRVTRKAANNNDTLMLAA
- a CDS encoding BMP family protein, translating into MKKTILGLFAFSMMSATALAADIKPAIIYDLGGKFDKSFNEAAFNGAEKFKTESGVEYREFEIANDAQREQALRRFASDGNSPIVMAGFNWAASLEKIAPEYPDIKFAIIDMVVEKPNVKSVVFKEQEGSYLVGVLAGLASKSKTVSFVGGMDVPLIHKFACGYVGGAKSTGADVKVLEAYTGTTPDAWNDPVKGGEIAKSQIDQGSDVVYHAAGGTGVGVLQAAADAGKLGIGVDSNQNALQPGKVLTSMLKRVDVAVYEAFTAAKNDKFEFGISNLGLKEDGVGYALDDNNKALITPEMLDAVEKVKAEIIAGKVQVHDYMSDESCPY
- a CDS encoding membrane protein, giving the protein MRFLLRLASAIVLFAAVLAGAVDAIQSVAASELVMTSLGDDLEALGADTASWVQFAQRSDTAPTIWHGMLHWLLQQPAFAVLALIALILWMAGYKKRPAAGRFAA
- the msrA gene encoding peptide-methionine (S)-S-oxide reductase MsrA — protein: MFLIDMFNKKTIMPDAQTALPGRDAAIPTAETHFVSGRPLKGPYPDGTKRILLGMGCFWGAERLLWNIPGVYVTAAGYAGGLTPNPTYQETTTGLTGHAEVVLVVYDPEKVKLASLLRTFFEEHDPTQGMRQGNDIGTTYRSAIYACDDEQLAEAKATRTTFQTALKHANHGGRVTTEIDMASAFYFAEDYHQQYLAKNPSGYCGLRGTGVSCPIGH
- a CDS encoding helix-turn-helix transcriptional regulator, which gives rise to MIENEIFRALADPTRRAIFEKLADGSMNASALREGMDISQPAMSQHISVLRSAGLVKEQRRGRFVNYEVDPDGLTHIAQWLAKYRAYWPARIEALKILLKDMDQ
- a CDS encoding sulfate transporter family protein, which gives rise to MILDAARLSLANLFASETRSVFWKVLGLTVLALVALWFAVREVFIWLALPWIDTLMPGTPVWAGWLTFVLGIFASLGLALVLALLLAPVTALIAGFFLDDVADVIEKRDYPNEPQGRPLPLGEAIAGSLKFLGVVILGNLLALVLLLVPGVNLVAFFLVNGYLLGREFFEFAAMRYRAPAEARLFREKHRSTVFLAGLLLAGFLAVPFVNLLTPLFAAGLMVHLHKRLSAKDPGFSLRVAAKA
- a CDS encoding SlyX family protein — encoded protein: MSNTDERITRLEETVAHQAKTIEELSDQLAEQWKVVEQTRAKLDRLTERFLSLEEQSLDAPAITKPPHY
- a CDS encoding putative quinol monooxygenase, with amino-acid sequence MTTAPVTLVNVLKVEPGKQAQLIALLKRNIDTVIRTLDGWRTSRLIAASDGTSVIIYSEWETPAAVEAMRADARMKAYFPQILELASLESVVGEVVLSDNR